The Sandaracinus amylolyticus genomic interval GATCAGGGTGCCGCCGTCGGCGAGCTCGACGAGCCCGGCGCGGCGGCTCGTCGCGCCCGAGAACGCGCCGCGCTCGTGGCCGAAGAGCTCCGACGCGATGGTGTTGAGATCGTCGCTCGCGCCGAGCATCGCGCGCACCACGGGCTGCCTGCCGCTCGCCTTCGCGAGGGCGCGCGCGAGGAGCGTCTTGCCGGTGCCGGACTCGCCGACGATCAGGAGCGGCGTGTCGAGGCGCAAGCACGCCTCGATCTCGGCGCGCAGCGGTGCGAGCCCGCCGGTGTCGAGCAGGGTCGCGAGCTCGGGCTCGGCGGCGTCGGTCGTGCTCGGGCGCGGTCGGTCGCTCGGCGCGACGCGCGAGGGCGCGCCGATCAGCGCGGCGACGCACGCGAAGAGATCGCGATCGACATCGCTCGGCGCGTGCAGCGGGTGGCGGAAGTCGGCGTAGAGCACGCCGGGCGCGGCGGCGCCGAGCGGCGCGGCGATCGCGCCCACGATGCCGAGCTCGACGATCGTGTCGACGCGCTCGGGCTCGCGCCGCCGGTGCACGCAGCGTCGCGCCTCGCGCGCGTCGTCGACGACCGAGCGGCACACGTCGGCGAGCTCGCACTCGCGCAGATCGCGGCCGCAGCGACGCCCGACGCGCACGTGCTCGGCGTCGGCGCCAGAGAGCACGAGGATGCGATCGGCCCCGAGCGCGAGCGCGAGCGTGTCGAGCGCGCCGCGGATCGCGTCGTCGCCGGGATCGAGCAGCGCGTCGCGGAGCTGCGAGAGCAGCTCCCACGCGGCGCTCGCGTCGTGGCTCCGCGGGCTCAGCACGCCGCACCTCCTTCACCACGCACCGCACGCTCCAGGGTGCGCCGGCCGCGACCACGCCGCGCGAGGCAGAGCGCGCTCGCGAGCCCGGCCGCGCTGGGGCGCGCGTCGGGATCGATGCTGATCGCGCGCGCGACGAGCGCGTCGACCTCCGTCGGGACGCGCGGGCGCCACGTCGAGGGCGCGGGGTGCTGGCCCTGCACCACGCGCTCGGCGGCCTCGAAGAGGCTGCGGCGCGGGACCAGCACGCGACCCGTGAGGCACTCCCAGAGCACGACGCCGAGCGCATAGACGTCGGCGCGCGCATCGACCTCTCCTCCGCGCAGCAGCTCGGGCGGCATGTAGCCGATCTTGCCGAGCGCGAGCCCGGCGGTCGTGGCCCAGTCGCGATCGCGATGACGCACGAGGCCGAAGTCGGTGAGCTTCACGCTGCCCTCGCGCGTGAGCAGCAGGTTCGAGGGCGAGACGTCGCGGTGCACGATCTCGAGCGATCGTCCGTGCTCGTCCTCGAGCGCGTGGGCGTGCGCGAGGGCCCGCGCCGCGCGCTCGGCGACGTAGAGGCACGCATCGATGGGCAGGCGGAGCCCGCGCGCGCCGAGCGCGCTGCAGAGCGCGAGCAGGCTCGGCCCCTCGACGAGCTCGAGCACGAGGTAGGGCTCGGGCCCGGTGTCGCCGTCGAGCACGCGCACCACGTTGGGGTGCGAGAGCGCGCTCTGCACGAACGCCTCGGCCTCGAAGCGGCGCCGCGCGCCGGCGCCGGGCGCGGTGCGCAGGCACTTCACCGCGACGCGCGTCGTGCCGCGCTCCGCGAGGTAGACGACGCCCATCCCGCCTTCGCCGAGCACACCGAGCACGCGGTAGGGGCCCACGCGCTCGGGCCGGCGCGGCATGCACGGGCGCACCCCCGAGACCTCGTCGCGCGTGTCCTCGGCGGATCCGCCCGCGGATCCGCACGCGCCGAAGCGCGGCCACCCGCGCGAGTCCATCCGTCCCATCGTCCGCCCTCCCGACCGCGGCATCCCGCCCGTGGTCTCGAGAGCGAACGTGCCGGCGCGCGGCCGCGCTGGACATCCAAGTCGTGCGGGCGAGGGGTCGAACTAATTCGAGCGAGGGGTCGAAACGACGCTCACACCAGGCCGGCGCGCACCGCGTACTGCACGAGATCGCCGAGCGATTCGGCGCCCAGCTTGTCCTTGATGCTGCGCACGTGGGTGCTGACGGTGCTCGGCTTCACGGCGAGCGCGTCGGCGACGGCGGACGGTGTCATCCCGCGTCCGAGCATCACGAGGATCTCGTGCTCGCGATCGGAGAGCGACTCGTGCGGATGCTCGCTCGTGCTGCCCGAGAGGAGCAGCTCCGCGAGGCGGCCGGTGACGTACTTGCCCTCGCTCGCGACCTTGCGGATCGCCTCGAGCAGCTCCTGCGAGGATCGGCCCTTCGTGAGGTAGCCGTCGGCGCCCGCGCGCAAGACGCGCAGCGCGTACTGATCCTCGGCGTGCATCGTCAGGATGACGACCTTGGTCTGCGGCCGGCGCTGCTTGATGCGCGTGAGCACGTCGAGCCCGCTGCGGCCGGGCAGCGAGAGGTCGAGCACGAGCACGTCCCACGACTCGTGCTCGGCGCGCGCGAGGACCTCGTCGCCGTCGCCCGCCTCGCCGACGAGCATCATGTCGGGCGCGGTCTGCACGATGCGCTTGATCCCCTCGCGCACGACGGCGTGGTCGTCGACCACGAACACACGGATCATCGTCGTCATCGGAGCCCATCCCCGGCGCGCGGGGGCGCGCCGAGTGCGAGAGTGTCTTCCGGTTCGCGGACTGGCCGCCGCGAAGTGCCGATCGGGAGCGTCACCCGCACGCGCGTGCCTCGGCCCGGCGCGCTGTCGACGTCGAGCGATCCGTCGTGCGCGAGGACGCGCTCGCGCATCCCGAGGAGGCCGTAGCCTGCGCGCGCCGCGCTGGGATCGAAGCCGCGCCCGTCGTCGGCGATCTCGAGCGCGAGCACGTCCCGCTGCTTCGCGAGCCGCACGCGCACGCTCTTCGCGGCGGCGTGGCGCGCGACGTTCGTGAGGCTCTCCTGCACGATGCGGAACGCCGCGGTCGAGATCTCGGGCGAGGCCACGAGCTCGCGCGGCTCGACGACGAGCTCGCAGCGCAGCCCCGAGCGCGTCGCGAAGCGCGGCACGTACCACTCGATCGCGGGGCCGAGCCCGAGATCGTCGAGGATCCGCGGGCGCAGCTCGCCGACGAGGGCGCGCGTCGCGTCGAACGCCTGATCGAGCACGTCGTTCATCCGCTCGAGGCTCGAGGCGAGCGAGCCCTCGCCGCTGCGCGCGAGATCGAGCTCCATCCGCATCGCGGTGAGCAGCTGACCGGTCTCGTCGTGGAGATCACGCGCGATGCGGCGGCGCTCGTCCTCGCGGCTGCGCTCGAGGTGACGCGCGAGCTCGCGCAGCTCGACGGTGCGCTCGCGGACCTTGTGCTCGAGGCGCTCGTTGGTCTCGGCGAGCTCGCGCTCGAACGCGCGCAGCTCGAGGAGGTTGCGGACGCGCGCGAGGAGCTCGCCGGGCTCGAACGGCTTGTTGAGGAAGTCGTCCGCGCCCGCTTCGTAGGCCTCGACGCGCGCCGCGCCGCCCGTGCGCGCGGTGAGGAAGAGCACCGGGATGCGCGCGGTCTCGGGCCTGCCGCGCAGCGCGCGCGCGAGGTCGAACCCGCTCGTTCCCGGCATCATCGCGTCGGTCACGATCAGCGCGGGCGCGACGTGCGCGACGGCGTCGAGCGCCTCGCGCCCGTTCGAGGTCTCGATCACGCGATAGCGGCCTCCGAGCAGTCGCACGAGGTACGCGCGGAGCTCGGGGTCGTCCTCGGCGACGACGATGGTCTCGCCAATCTCCGAGATCTCGGCGCGCGGCGGCGGGACGGGCGCGGCGGTCGCGAGGCGGTGCAGCGCGGCGAGCTCGTCGTGGTCGAGGGTCGCGCGCTCGTCGTCGCCGGTGCTCGGTGCGCCGATCGGCAGCGAGAGGGTGAACACGCTGCCGCGTCCCAGCTCGCTCTCGAGCCGCACGTCGCCGCCGTGCGCGGTCGCGATGTCGTGCACGAGCGCGAGCCCGATCCCGGCGCCGCCGCGCGATCGCCCGCGCCCGGCGTCGACCTGGAAGAAGCGCTCGAACAGGCGGTCGCGCGCCGAGCTCGGGATGCCGATCCCGTTGTCGGTCACCGCGATCTCGACGTGCGCGCCGGCGCGACGCACGGCGACCTCGATGCGTCGCGTCGCGGGGTCGGTGAACTTGTGCGCGTTCGAGAGCAGGTTGTGCAGCGCGGTGCGGAGCTGCCGCGCGTCGACCTGCGCGAGGATCGGGGCGTCGCAGCCCGCGAGCGTGACGCCGCTGCGATCGGAGGCGCGGAAATTCGCGCTGACCTCGCGCACCAGCGACGCGACGTCGACGGTGCGCTTGCGCGGCTCGGCGCGCCCGCTGGTGAAGCGCGCGAGCTCGAGCAGCTCGTCGATCATGACGAGCAGGCGCGCCGCGTTGCGCTCGGCGGTGTCGACGCGCGCGCGCGTGCCTTCGTCGTCGTCCTCGCGCAGCTCGCGCAGCATGCCGAGGATCAGCGTGAGCGGCGTGCGCAGCTCGTGGCTCACGTTGGCGAAGAAGTCGTTCTTGAGGCGATCGATCTCCTCGAGCTCACGCGAGCGCTGATCGAGCGCGAGCTGCTGCGCGTGGCTCTGCCGCGCGAGGCGATGGTGCGTCTCGCCGAAGACGACGCTCACGATCGACGTGAACACGACGAGGCTGACCTGTCCGGCGATCAGGCTGGGCTCCCACGGCACCACGCCCGACACGAGGAGCGGCGCGACGTACGCGGTGGTCACGACCGCGGTCGTCAGCACACGCAGCGGCCACGCCACGAGGAGCGCGATCGACGAGAGCGGGAGGATCGTGGAGACCTCGTAGTAGCGCTCGCCGAGCGTGCCGCTGATCGAGCCCGAATAGCCGACGATCGCGGCGTCGAGGCACATCGCGGTGATGATCACGCCGTGCACGGCGCGCGAGCCGCGCGGCAGCGCGCGCAGCACCGCGATGCCGAGGCCCGTCACGAGGATCGTGCCGGTGCGCCAGAGCGCGAAGGCGCGGAGCACCTGTCGATCGTCGAAGAGCAGGAGATCGATCGGCCACCAGACGATCGCGGCGACCATCATCACGAGACCGAGCTGCGTCGCGTAGCGGACCGAGCTCTCTCGCGCGTGGTCCTCGAAGGAACGGTGCGGGGACACTGCGCGACGAGAGTACGCCAGACGGGCGCGCGCGTTCGAGCTTCGACGCGTGTCGAAGGTTCGACGCGTCGAGGCTTCGTCGCGTGTGCGCCGCTGCGGCGGATTCGCGCGGTGAGAGTCGAGGCACGCGCATCGCACTCGTGGACGCCGGGAGGTGCTCCGTGTCGACGAAACATCGTGTCGCCCGCGTGCTGGTCAGCGCCGCGCTCGCGACGACGTTCTCGGTCCCCGTCGCGTCCGCGCAGACCGGCGTGAGCGACGACCGTGTGTCTCTGCCGGATGGCCCGGGGTCGATCGACGGCATCGGGGACAACGTCGAAGTCGATCCGAACATGGGCTCGATGAGCTACTCGGTGGACATCGAGCTGCCGGCGGGACACCCGGGGATGGCTCCGGCGCTGGGGCTCCGATACGGGTCCGCCGCGGGCGTCTCGACGGTCGGGATCGGATGGTCGCTGAGCGTTCCGAGCATCGAGCGGAACACGCTGCGCGGTCTGCCTCGCTACGTGGCGGACGACGAGTTCGTCGCGAACGGCGGTGAGCAGCTCGTGCGGGTGTCGAGCTCGGGCGGCAATGCCGTCTATCGCGCGCGGTTCGAGCGCGGATTCGTGCGCTACACGTGGCGCAACGTCGGAAGTGGCGCAGCGGGCTATTGGACCGCCGAGTGGCCCGACGGCCGAGTGGGGTACTTCGGCGCGACCGCGACTGGCACGCTCGTTCCCTCGTCGAGGCTCGAGCAGAGTGGGCGCGCGTACCGATACATGCTCGTCGAGGTGGTCGATCGGTTCGATCACCACACGCGCTACTCGTACGACGCGTCGAGCGGGACTCCGCTGCTGACGCGCGTCGCGTGGGCGTACCAGGGCTCGACCCCGTCCTACGAGGTCGAGCTCGCGTACGAGGATCGCCCGGACCCGATGAGCGACGCGAGCCCGGGATGGGAGGAGATCACCTCGCAGCGGCTTCGCTACGTCAGCGTGCGCTCGCACGGCGAGGTCATCCGCGGATATCGGCTCACGTATGAGGCGGAGGCCACGAGCGGCGGTCTGTCGCGCCTGGCGCAGGTCGAGCGCATCGGGCGGGACGGCAGCGTCTATCCGGTCGTGCACTCGTTCGAGTACTCGCGCTCGCTCGGCGCGATGTGCGGCGCGGCGCGGTGTGATCAGCCCTACCTCGTCGAGATGGGGACCATCGACGCGGCGGGCGGGATCCGCTCGGGCCAGGCGACGCTCGTCGACATCAACGGCGATGCGCTGCCGGACTTGGTGGACAGCTCGCTCAGCCGTCATCGCTTCTATCTGAACGAGCTCGGGACCGACGGTGCGGCGCGGTTCGCGTCGGCGCCGGTGATGAGCGCGACGCAGTCGAGCGGGTTCCAGTTCCACGTGCCGTCGGTGCAGGTCCTGGACGTCAATGGCGACGGCTTCGCGGATCTGACGAACGCGTCGACGCGGCAGATGCTGTGCAATCGCGCGACGGGCGACTGGAGCGCGTGTGGCGCGTCGGAGACGATGGGCAGTGTCGACTTCTCGTTCCAGGACGACACGAGCGATGGGGCGAGCGACAACACGCCGCTCAACACGCGGTTCATCGATCTGAACGGGGACCGCCGCATCGACGTGCTGCGGACGCAGAGCGCGACGACGGCGGTGGCGTGGCTGAACACGCCGAGTGGGTTCGTGGACTTCGACGGTGTGGAGGCACCGGGGGTGGTGTTCGACCAGGGCGATCCGTCGCACCTGGCGGACATGAACGGCGACGGATTGCTCGACGTGGTCGAGGTGCGCCGGATTGGACTGCGCTGGCGATTGAACCTGGGATGGGGCCATTGGGCGGACTGGCAGGACGTGACGGGCGTGAGCTTCGCGTCGGACAGCGAGGTGCTCGACGCGCAGCTGGAGGATCTGAACGGCGATGGGCGCGACGACGTGGTGCTCGTGCAGGGCAACACGGTGCGCTACGCGCTGAATCGAAATCTCGGCGAGATGAGCGCGTTCATGGAGATGCGCAGCTCGAGCGCGGTGCCGATCCCGACGCGCACCAACGAGACCACGGTGCTGTTCGCCGACATGAACGGCAGTGGCTCACGCGACGTGGTGTGGGTCGAGAGCAGCGGTCAGGTGCGGTATCTCGAGCTCTTCCCGGTGCGCCCGAACCTGATGAGCCGTCTGGAGAACGGCATCGGGATGGTGCACGCGATCGAGTACGGGACGTCGGTGGCGCAGCAGGCTGCGCAGCGCGAAGCGGGCGATCGCGACTGGGCACATCCGCTGCCGCACCCGATGGCGGTCGTCGATGAGACCGATACGTGGGTGACGCTGACCGGCGGAGACGACGGCGCGGGCCTTCACGAGGTGGTCAGTTACGTCTATCGCGACGGCTTCTACGACGGAGTCGAGAAGACGTTCCGCGGATATGCCGAGGTCGAGACGCGCGTGCATGCGGACATGTCGCGCGACAGTCAGGAGCCCGCGCTCACGGTGCAGGAGTTCGACGTGGGCGCGGAGGATCCGTATCGCGCGGGACTGACGCTGCGGACTGCGATCTTCTCGGGCGAGGAGACTCGGCCGCTGCGTGAGGAGCGGCACGTGTACGGCGACTGCGAGGTCGCGGATGTGCCGACGAGCGGGCTGCGCTTCCCGGTGCGCCACGTCTGCGAGACCGAGGTCTCGACGATTCACCAGGAAGGCGCGCCGCCCGAGGAGTGGGCGACGGTACGCACCGAGACGCAGTACGACGGATACGGACATCCGACGCTGCGCATCGAGCACGGCGTGGTGCACATGGGCCCGCCCGAGATGTCGAGTGCGTGCGCGCCGTGTGACCTCGCGCTGAGCGACGACCAATACGCGGGCGCGTGTGGCGCGGAGTGCCTCGGTGACGAGCGCTACGACGAAAGCGCCTATGTCGAGCCGGGGCGCAATACCGATGATCACTGGATCGTCGGCATGGTGCACACCCATCGCGTGTACGCAGTGCCGGGCGGCGCGGCGAGCGAGGAGCACACGTACTACGACGGTCGTGACTTCGAGGGCCTTCCGCTCGGTCGGCTCACCGCGGGGCGCGTCACGCGCAAGACCCAGCGCGTGAGCGAGACCGAGGAGATCCAGACCGAGCGCAACGCGCTCGACGCGCACGGCAACGTGATTGCCACGCTCGACCCGCTCGGCGATCCCGACGACAGGACGGGACATCGCCGCGAGCACGTCATGGACGCCGATGGACTGCGCGTGGTGCGCACGGACATCCTGCTCTCCAGCCCGGAAGGACTGCCCTATCGACTTCGCCGCGAGTACGCGTACGAGCCCGCGTTCGACAAGATCGTCGAAGCGACCGGCTGGATGCTCGATGGCGCTCCCGTGGAATCGGCACGGAACTCCAGCTACTTCCAATACGACGCATTCGGGCGTCTCGTTGCGCTCGTACGTCCCGGCGACACGCTCGACGCGCCGACGATGGAAGTGAGCTGGGAGCTGGGAGATCCCGTCAGCCGCATCGTCGCGCGCCGCCGCACGGTCAGCGGCGCAGCACCCGACCTCCACGCCGTGACGTGCGTCGACGGCCGTGGCCGGACCTACCAGGAGTTCGGTCGAGTCCGGGACGGCGAGTGGCTCGCGACCGGATTCACCGAGTACAACAGGACCGGCGCCGAAGTCCGCATCTATCAGCCGTACACGCTCGCGACGGGGGATTGTGCGATCGCGCCGCCCGCGGGCGTCGAGCACGTCGACGTTCTCTATGACGGTGCCCGGCGCGAGATCCGCCGCCGGATGCCCGACGCGGCGATGTACGGCAACGCCTCCGAGACTCGCGTCGAGCATCGGCCGCTCGTCGAGCTCGTGTACGACGAGAACGACACCGACGATGAGAGTCCGTACACGGGCACGCCTGGCGTGACCACGTTCGACGGACTCGAGCGCGTGGTCGCGAGCGAACGCACGCTGCGCGTCGAGAGCGGGGCACTGCAGAGTCTCTCGACCCGCCTGTTCTACGACGGTCGCGGACACCTCGCCGGAATCATCGACCCGGCGGGGCACACGCGGCGTCAGTCGCACGATCTCCTCGGCCGCGTGACACAGGTCGATGACCCGAACAGCGGCACGACCCTTCAGTCCTACGACGCCGCAGGAAACGTGGTGGCGCGTACCGATGCGCGCGGGGTGGTGGCGCGGACCGAGTACGACGGTGCGAATCGACCGACCGCACGCCACGACGAGAGCAATCCAGCGAACAGTCTCGTCACACTGCGGTACGACTTCGCCCTGGGATGCGATGCAGGCGAATGCACGCATGCCGAAGGCGAGGTGGTGGAGTCGCGTTATCCGCTGCCTGCGGCGCTCGTGGCGGTTCTGGGTGGCGAAGAGGTCGGCGTCGACCGCATCGCGCGGGACAGCCGCGGTCGTCGAACGCGGCTCACTCGTCGTCTAGGGCTCCTGGTGCTTCCCGTGGAGGACGTGCTCGATGGCGCGGATCGCGTTCAGTCCACGCGATACCCCGACGGGCAGGTCGTGAGCCGGACGTACGACGGCGCGAGTCGACTCACGGCCATCGATGGGATCGCGGAACGCATCGAGTACGACGAACGGGGGCTGCCGTCCCGCATCATCCGAGCGGATGGCGGCGAAGAGACCCTCCAGTACGACGTGCTCACTCGGCTCGCGTCGCATGCGAGCGTCGCGGGTGACGGAACGCTCCTCCACGACGCGTCGTACACCCGCGACCGGCACGGCCTGATCGATGCGATCATGGATGGTTCCAGCCGACCGGCGGGTGCACCGAGTGGCTCGAGCACCTTCGGATATGACTCGCTCTATCGACTCACCGAGACCGTCATGGGTGTCGGAAGCGATCGCGAGGAGCGGGTCGAGCACCGCCACGACGAGCTCGACAACATCGTCGGCATGACGAGCAGCCTCGGTGCCGCGAGCCGGGTGCACGTTGGCGAGTACGACTACGACAGCAGCCGGCCGGCGGTGTTGGTTGGGGCAGGCGGCGTGACGTATGCGCACGATGCGGCAGGGTTCCTCGTCCGCCGAGACGGCGTGGATCTGGAGTGGGACTTCCTCGGCCGCCTGACGAGCGCCTCGCATGAAGGTGAGGTGCGCGGCGTGTTCGTGTACGGCCCTGACCAGACTCGAGTTGCGAAGCTCGAGGACGGTTCGCTCACCCTCTACGTCGGCTCCGACTTCGAGATTCGCGACGGCGTGAGTCGCGTTTATCCGCGGTTCGAGCGAAATCGCCTCGCGCGAGCTCAGTCGACGGCGCTCGCGGCGGCGCTCTACGGTGATCCCGACGGCGACTCCGAGATCCGCGCCGGCGACGCTCTCGTCGACCACGGGGGATCTTCCGACCTGCGTAGGGCAATCCTGCGGGCGAGCGCGCGTCGAGCGCTACACGACGAGAGCCCGGCACCCGTCCACCTGTACTCGGACCACCTCGGCAGCTTGATCGCAGCGACGCGAGAGGGTGGGGTCGTCGGACGTCGTCGCTACTATCCGTTCGGCCAGACGCTCGCGCAGGACGGCTTCGTCGACGAGCGAGGCTTCTCGGGACAGGAGCTCGACTCGAGCACTGGACTACTCGCGTTCGAGTGGAGGTATCTCGACCCGACCACCGGTCGGTGGGCGAGCGCGGATCCGGCGTTCGAGCAACTCGCGGTCGACCGTGTCGGCTCGCCCGATGACCTGTCGGAAACCGTCGCGCGGTTCGCGTACGTCGGGGGGAGCCCGATCGATCGAGTCGACCCGTCCGGGCTCATGAAGGAGAGCACTCGGCAGGTCGTCTATCGCACCTTCCAGTTCCTGACGGCGGTGGGGGTGGTCTTCACCACGATCAACTCGACCTATGCAGTCGAGAAGGGGCACGACGCGACCTTCCACGAGAACCGGGGTGACAGCGACGAAGCGGTCGTGAGCGCGCACGAGATGGGCGTCTCGGTGGGCTATGCGATCGGTGGCGCCGTCCTGACCATCGCGTCCGCCGTCACTGCGTACATGACTCAAGGGAAGGATCCGGTCCTGACCCAGCTGGAGGCGATCGACAAGCGCCTCGAGGGGATCGAACAACAGCTGGGAGCTGATCAGAGCCAGTCCTCTGGTCCGGTCATCTCCTCGCAGCGGTCGTCTCTCGACGTGGTCGTCGACCTGCCGCGTTCGCGCTCCGGTAGCGACGTCAGCACCGGCAGTCGCGGCAGTAGCATGAGCGGATACATGTTCAGCGAGAGCCAGGAAGAGCTCGATTCGAGCGAGGAAGTCGGGCTTCCGTGATCGAGTCCGCGGCAAGAGCAGCCACGAGGGCGAACGCATGGAACACCTGGATCGATGCCAGCGCGCTGCTCTTGCCGCCTTCGGCTTCATCGTCTCGCTTGCGGCGGTCCCCGTCGCGTCCGCGCAGACCGGCGTGAGCGACGACCGTGTGTCTCTGCCGGATGGCCCGGGGTCGATCGACGGCATCGGGGACAACGTCGAAGTCGATCCGAACATGGGCTCGATGAGCTACTCGGTGGACATCGAGCTTCCTGCGGGTCACCCGGGCATGGCGCCGGCGCTGGGGCTCCGATACGGGTCGGCCGCGGGCGTCTCGACGGTCGGGATCGGATGGTCGCTGAGCGTTCCGAGCATCGAGCGGAACACGCTGCGCGGGCTGCCGCGGTACGTGGCGGACGACGAGTTCGTCGCGAACGGCGGTGAGCAGCTCGTGCGGGTGTCGAGCTCGGGCGGGAGCGCGGTGTACCGCGCGCGGTTCGAGCGCGAGTTCGTGCGCTACACGTGGCGCAACGTGGGCAGTGGCGCGGCGGGCTATTGGACCGCGGAGTGGCCCGACGGGCGAATCGGCTATTTCGGTGCGACCGCGACTGGCACGCTCGTGCCGTCGGCCCGGCTCGAGCAGAGCGGGCGCGCGTATCGATACATGCTCGTCGAGGTGGTCGATCGGTTCGATCACCACACGCGCTACTCGTACGACGCGTCGAGCGGGACTCCGCTGCTGACGCGCGTCGCGTGGGCGTACCAGGGCTCGACCCCGTCCTACGAGGTCGAGCTCGCGTACGAGGATCGCCCGGACCCGATGAGCGACGCGAGCCCGGGATGGGAGGAGATCACCTCGCAGCGGCTTCGCTACGTCAGCGTGCGCTCGCACGGCGAGGTCATCCGTGGGTATCGCCTCACCTACGAGCCCGAGGCGACGAGCGGCGGTCTGTCGCGCCTGGCGCAGGTCGAGCGCATCGGGCGGGACGGCAGCGTCTATCCGGTCGTGCACTCGTTCGAGTACTCGCGCTCGCTCGGCGCGATGTGCGGCGCGGCGCGGTGTGATCAGCCGTACCTCGTCGAGATGGGGACCATCGACGCGGCGGGCGGGATCCGATCGGGCCAGGCGACGCTCGTCGACATCAACGGCGATGCGCTGCCGGACTTGGTGGACAGCTCGCTCAGCCGTCATCGCTTCTATCTGAACGAGCTCGGGACCGACGGTGCGGCGCGGTTCGGCTCCGCGCCGGTGATGAGCGCGACGCAGTCGAGCGGGTTCCAGTTCCACGTGCCGTCGGTGCAGATCCTGGACGTCAATGGCGACGGGTTCGCGGATCTGACGAACGCGTCGACGCGGCAGATGCTGTGCAATCGCGCGACGGGCGACTGGAGCGCGTGTGGCGCGTCGGAGACGATGGGCAGTGTCGACTTCTCGTTCCAGGACGACACGAGCGACGGTGCGAGCGACAACACGCCGCTCCATACGCGGTTCATCGATCTGAACGGGGACCGCCGCATCGACGTGCTGCGGACGCAGAGCGCGACGACGGCGGTGGCGTGGCTGAACACGCCGAGTGGGTTCGTGGACTTCGACCGTGTCGAGGCACCGGGTGTGGTGTTCGACCAGGGCGATCCGTCGCACCTGGCGGACATGAACGGCGACGGATTGCTCGACGTGGTCGAGGTGCGCCGGATTGGACTGCGCTGGCGATTGAACCTCGGCTGGGGTCACTGGGCGGACTGGCAGGACGTGACGGGCGTGAGCTTCGCGTCGGACAGCGAGGTGCTCGACGCGCAGCTGGAAGATCTGAACGGCGATGGGCGCGACGACGTGGTGCTCGTGCAGGGCAACACGGTGCGCTACGCGCTGAATCGAAATCTCGGCGAGATGAGCGCGTTCATGGAGATGCGCAGCTCGAGCGCGGTGCCGATCCCGACGCGCACCAACGAGACCACGGTGCTGTTCGCCGACATGAACGGCAGTGGCTCACGCGACGTGGTGTGGGTCGAGAGCAGCGGTCAGGTGCGGTATCTCGAGCTCTTCCCGGTGCGCCCGAACCTGATGAGCCGTCTGGAGAACGGCATCGGGATGGTGCACGCGATCGAGTACGGGA includes:
- a CDS encoding ATP-binding protein; protein product: MSPHRSFEDHARESSVRYATQLGLVMMVAAIVWWPIDLLLFDDRQVLRAFALWRTGTILVTGLGIAVLRALPRGSRAVHGVIITAMCLDAAIVGYSGSISGTLGERYYEVSTILPLSSIALLVAWPLRVLTTAVVTTAYVAPLLVSGVVPWEPSLIAGQVSLVVFTSIVSVVFGETHHRLARQSHAQQLALDQRSRELEEIDRLKNDFFANVSHELRTPLTLILGMLRELREDDDEGTRARVDTAERNAARLLVMIDELLELARFTSGRAEPRKRTVDVASLVREVSANFRASDRSGVTLAGCDAPILAQVDARQLRTALHNLLSNAHKFTDPATRRIEVAVRRAGAHVEIAVTDNGIGIPSSARDRLFERFFQVDAGRGRSRGGAGIGLALVHDIATAHGGDVRLESELGRGSVFTLSLPIGAPSTGDDERATLDHDELAALHRLATAAPVPPPRAEISEIGETIVVAEDDPELRAYLVRLLGGRYRVIETSNGREALDAVAHVAPALIVTDAMMPGTSGFDLARALRGRPETARIPVLFLTARTGGAARVEAYEAGADDFLNKPFEPGELLARVRNLLELRAFERELAETNERLEHKVRERTVELRELARHLERSREDERRRIARDLHDETGQLLTAMRMELDLARSGEGSLASSLERMNDVLDQAFDATRALVGELRPRILDDLGLGPAIEWYVPRFATRSGLRCELVVEPRELVASPEISTAAFRIVQESLTNVARHAAAKSVRVRLAKQRDVLALEIADDGRGFDPSAARAGYGLLGMRERVLAHDGSLDVDSAPGRGTRVRVTLPIGTSRRPVREPEDTLALGAPPRAGDGLR
- a CDS encoding serine/threonine-protein kinase, with the protein product MGRMDSRGWPRFGACGSAGGSAEDTRDEVSGVRPCMPRRPERVGPYRVLGVLGEGGMGVVYLAERGTTRVAVKCLRTAPGAGARRRFEAEAFVQSALSHPNVVRVLDGDTGPEPYLVLELVEGPSLLALCSALGARGLRLPIDACLYVAERAARALAHAHALEDEHGRSLEIVHRDVSPSNLLLTREGSVKLTDFGLVRHRDRDWATTAGLALGKIGYMPPELLRGGEVDARADVYALGVVLWECLTGRVLVPRRSLFEAAERVVQGQHPAPSTWRPRVPTEVDALVARAISIDPDARPSAAGLASALCLARRGRGRRTLERAVRGEGGAAC
- a CDS encoding response regulator transcription factor — protein: MTTMIRVFVVDDHAVVREGIKRIVQTAPDMMLVGEAGDGDEVLARAEHESWDVLVLDLSLPGRSGLDVLTRIKQRRPQTKVVILTMHAEDQYALRVLRAGADGYLTKGRSSQELLEAIRKVASEGKYVTGRLAELLLSGSTSEHPHESLSDREHEILVMLGRGMTPSAVADALAVKPSTVSTHVRSIKDKLGAESLGDLVQYAVRAGLV
- a CDS encoding sigma 54-interacting transcriptional regulator — translated: MLSPRSHDASAAWELLSQLRDALLDPGDDAIRGALDTLALALGADRILVLSGADAEHVRVGRRCGRDLRECELADVCRSVVDDAREARRCVHRRREPERVDTIVELGIVGAIAAPLGAAAPGVLYADFRHPLHAPSDVDRDLFACVAALIGAPSRVAPSDRPRPSTTDAAEPELATLLDTGGLAPLRAEIEACLRLDTPLLIVGESGTGKTLLARALAKASGRQPVVRAMLGASDDLNTIASELFGHERGAFSGATSRRAGLVELADGGTLILDEVLNLPMHAQQLLLDLTQFGTYRPLGWQHREPRRARVRIVAATNGDLEDAVARGTFRRDLYYRLAGTIIRMPALRERRHDVPALALEHLRRTEPSRRWTLSVSARRALRSPELAWPGNVRELEAAVSRARARALARDPSATQLAPEHFDATYAGASPAAPIEAARALTITLPDPVDPAAPLAERWKRLVRDRAALEAAERTLLGRAIEESRGVLAHAARALEMPRTTLISRMMRAGIDPSAPRVRRA